The Synechococcus sp. WH 8101 sequence GGCGGCCGCACACGAGGATCCTCCATCCAGGCAAGGGCTGCGATGGGCGCTCTCAGCTTGGATGCTGCAGGCTCCGAGCAGGAGCATCAACGGCAGAGCCGTGCCTGGCCTCATCGCCTCTGCTGATCCTGCTCCCAGATCCGCTCGAGGGTCTGCCGGGCCGCGTCCGTGTCGGTTTGATCGGAACTGGCGATCTCCCGTTGCCGCCAGGCGCTGGTGAGACGCCAGAACTTGATGCCTGCAGAGAGCGCCACCAGCGCCCAGGGCAGCAGCAACCAGAGGGGGTTGGCCATCACGATGCTTGTTGCGCCCTCCGGCAGCGCTTGGTCTGCTGATGCTGGCGGAAGGCCCATTGGTTGCCTTTGACCGCCATGCCGCAGTGCTCGCAGATCGTCACAGGCGTCTGTTTGTGCCAGTGGGGGCTGCGTTCACCCACCAGCTCGCGCCGGGCGGGATCGATGCCTCTGCCCTGCTGGTAGCGGGTCAGCGCCGGTGCGGTGGTGACGAACCCCGTGTCCAGACAACGGAACAGCAGGGACTGCCCCCGCAGGTTCTGGGTGTTGAAGGTCGTGGTCATCCGGATCGCCGTTGCCGCTACCCATAGTGCCTGTAGAACAGCCCTGCCGCTACTGGTGCTGACTTGTTGGTAGGCCTGTCGAGGCTGCTTGGGGCTTGCTAGAGGTTAATTCTGAACTGCATATTGAAAGGGTTTTGTCAAGACCCATGGGGCCCTCGCTTGACGGCGTCGAATCGGCGTGACAGGGAAGTCGGTGCCTGAGAGCTCTTGTTCCTGGCTACTCTGGTAGTACGACTCTGGTCATGCCTGGTGCTTGTCCTGTGGTAGCAGAGGTTCTGAGCGATTTGCATCGCTCTCATAACCCGAAGGTCGGGAGTTCAAATCTCCCCCCCGCCACCACTTGAAAGCCCCCGGGAGGTCCACCTTCCGGGGGCTTTTTGCTGATCGCCAGGAGCGCGCCTTTGCGGTGCTGGGGGGACTGCTGACCACGGTGATGGCCTGGCGATCAAGCTGGAGGCGCTGGATGGCCCGAGTGCTGCCAACAGGGCGCAGCAGTTCCGATCCGCTGGTGCATCGGCATGGGGCAGAGCTGAGGACGTGATCGATCCGGACTGCTGAACCCATAACCCTGTGGCAGCCACATCAGCTGTCATGGATCAGGTTCTGCGCATCGTCTTCTGCAACGGTCAGGTGTCGGAACGACGTGGCGATGACGATCAGGTGGCGGCCCTGTTTGCTGCTGATGCCGGAGGCTTGATCGATTACGTGATCGCCCTGGATCTGATCAGCGGCGCCTGCGCTTTTTTCACCGACGCCACCGACCACCGCTTTGACGCCGAGATCGTCCTGAAGCTTGAGTTCTGACGGGGATTGTGCCGACTAGAACATCGACATTGCTTTTATTTTACTAATTTTCTTATCGCTCAAACCCTGAAGGTCTTCTGTGGAGATCAAATTGCGTTTGACCATATCGGCCAGAACGAACAATATTTTGGCTTCATCAAATTCTGATCTGCCCTCATGGTCAAACCTCTCTGTGCTGAGAAAGTCGTGGAACTCCCAAATGGATTCCGCTGAACTGAGGGTATTCACCTGCTGTTGCAGCGTAATGATAAGGACCTCAATCGATTTCTGGTTGCCTCGCTCGAAGGCATGGCGAGCAATGACTATTTCATCTTGTGACCAGTCAGTTGCCGACATGAGAATGGAAGAGTGATGAACAGATGGTTGAACTTAAACTGCTTTGTTGGCGAGATTAAGTTTAGGAAGCTCGAACCAGGGAGCGGAAGGAGACTCGTGATGTTCGCGATGATAGCCAAAGTGATAACAGGCCGCGAATGAGACGATCGGATTGAGGGATAGGCTTCTCGGTGTTGCGTTTAAAGATGCATGATTGCTGTGTCGATGTGGCAACCAAGTGCCAACAATGAACAGTTGGAGAGAGCTCAAGACAAGTGGAAGCACGCAAAAGGTAAGCACATTGACAATTGGGGACGTGTTGACCATGCTGGCAAGCCAATAAATCGTCAACCAACCAATCGTCAACTTCATCAGTTGCGAGGAGTGGATATAATTCCCAATAAAATGGGCGTACCAGTTCATGATGTTGGTGTCGTTGTCCCTGTCTGGAGAGAAATCGGGATCGTTCTCTGTTTCCGGAAATTGGTGATGAAGGTTGTGATTACGCTCACACAAATCAAAATCAAGACCGGCGTAAAGAAACAGCATGAGGCTTCCGATCCATCGATTGGCCTCAGGCTTTCCAGCTAGCAGGCTGTTGTGCATCGAATCGTGCGCAACAATGAACAGACCCGTATGCAAAAAGGCCTTAATTGCTACAAGGACAGCAATTAGAATCGGGTGACAAGATCCCAAGTCAAGCTCGAGACCTACGGCAAGTGACCAAATCCAAGCGCCTAAAATGATGGCCGCAATGCTAAGCCCTTTGTAATTATCGACTAACGATTCACTTGCCACTCAGCTTATCTGCGCCTAGCTTGAGAAGCTCATCTGGAGATGCCAAAAGATCAATCGCGACGAAATAAATTTTATTGTTTTCGTCGAGCAGAAAACGCCAGGCAACATTCATGCCGACTTCACGGCCAAACCAGGGTGTCTCGACTTTTCCAGTCACTTTAATTTGATTGAAGCCTCCCTCTGTAGGCTCACCAAAGCCGCCGCGAGGAATCAATTTGAGGTTTTGGCAATCCCGCCTGAAAAATTTCAGAATAGCATCACGACCGATAATTGGTCTTTGGAATGGTGGTTGCAGGGCGCCATCTTCAAGAAAAAGCTCAATAAGTTGATCAAAATCATTTGCATTGAGCAGTTGCATGTAGCTCAAAACCGTTTGGTTGAACACCCCGGGAATCGTAATGATTTCACGTTCGTCTGCAGGTGTTGGAATGACAATCGGTTCAGAAACGATTTTGTCGTCATCGATATTTGGATCGAAACCCATGTCGACAACGAAATTGCGCAGCAATGTAATCTGCTGGCCTTGTTCAACTTTTTTGACAGCTTCCAATACGGAGGAAGCGTTAGCGGAGAGTTTGTATCCTTGGGGAATAGGGGCAACTTTTCCTTGTCGCATGAGCTCGCCGAGCTCATACCAGAATCCGAGTTTCACATTGACTGACCAATAGGCATAGCGGTTTGAAATCGGGCTGTTGATCTTGGAGGCAAGATCACACATGGCTTTTGTTTGTTCGTCAAAAGTCATCGCCTCGATCTCGTCGAGCGTTGGTTTCGCCAGTGCCATCCTTGCGGCTCCAGGTGCCGCCACCGTGATAGTTCGGCCCATTTCCAGATAGGCAAACCAGATGAGAGCGAGTTGATCTTCTGCGCTGAGGAGCTTGTATCGGGCTGTGATGGCGGGAACCGCGTCAGCCGTTCGCGTCTCAGGAAAAATTTGCCGTGCTTTTTCAAGCGTGAACATATGGAGCCGCCAACTGGTTGAACTGTAACACTTTATTTCTTGCTCTGGCCTGTTTGGGCGTTTTTGCCACGGCATCCATGCTGCATTTGTTAAGCGTTGCGCCGCAGGCGTTCTTGAATTCTTCCTTCGCTCGCAGCGCTTTTGTTGCGAGTGCAGTTCGATCCAGCCCCTGGCTTTGGTAACGGCGCGAACGCCACGGTGGTTGACGCCGGGTCTAAGAAGGGGATGTAGCAACAGCTACCAAGCGTTCACTCCACCACTTGCGTGGAGCGCAGTTCGATCCAGGCCAAGGAACGGGGACCTGGACTTGCTCCGAGGAACTGAATCATGACCCTGACCTATCGCGGCCAGACCGTCCAGCAGCGCCACGCTGCCGTGACGATGACCAAGCCTGCCCTGACCTACCGGGGCCAGGCCGTGGCCGAACGCAAAGGCGCAGCAACAACGGCAGTTCACCCTGCCCTGACCTACCGCGGCACGACCTACCGCAAGTGAGCGGCGCTCAGGCGCGTTGCCGCCTGAGTCAACTGCTGAGCCCCGCCTGGAGCGGGGCTTTTTTGATGGCAACGGCTGATTGCAGTGCACCAACGCACCAATGCACTGAGGTGCTGAGCAAGACAAGATGCAAGTGGGAGCGATGCCGATTCGCCGTTTTGCAAGCGACACCAGCGGAGAATCAATTGGTTAGTTTCTCTGGCGTCAAATGCCAACGACGTCATGAAGTTAGATCCGAACCAATTGCCCCGCCGCGTTGAGATTGACGTGCCTGAGCGGGTCATGGAGTGGGTGCGCCAGAAAGCTGCGGAGACGGGCCGCGATCCAGATGAGCTGCTGCTGGAGCTTCTGGATCGGGGACTGCAGCAGGAATAGAACTGAGAGGCCCACAGGGCCTCGGTCGATTGACGGATGTCTTCAGCCAAAGGCCGCGCGTTCGAGCATGTAGGCGGCAAGGTTGCTCATGGAGCGTCCCTCCTGGGTGCTGCGCTTGGCGATCTGTTCGTAGACGTGCAAAGGAATGGTGATGGTGATCCTCTGGGGAGCCCGAGCGATCAACAGGGGAGCGACGAAGTGAGACCTTGCCACTGAAGGGAAAGAAATTGGGCTTGGCGACACTGAAGGCCAGCCACCCCCTTGGTCAATATCATGAAGAAACTCTTAAAATATGCATAAAGCGCATGATTGCGTTGGTTGCTGTGTTGCTGCAGTCGATGTGGAGATCTACTAGTTCGATGCGAACGTTTGATCTTCTGCAGAGTGCAGCAGATTTTCTGCAGTAGCAGAAAAGGAAAACCCAGCCACCTGCGCATTGGCAGCCAGCCGGGTGAGGCCCTGCGGCTCAGAGCACCGAGATGGTGACGCCGAGTGTGCCCTGCAGCTTGCGGGCGATGGCATGGGCTCGCTCAGCTGGAATCAGGCGCTTTGTTTTGACGGGTTTGCCGCGCTTGCCGAGCCACTGCAGCTCATAGGGGCTGGTGCCGCCTTTGGGGACACCTGGCGCGTAGCGATGAATGCAGAGGAAACGGATCGGACAGGAGAGAGGTTGAACAGCGCAGGCCATGGAGCGGAAGTGCGAGGGACCCCACCGGTGAGGCACGGCCGCGCAACCCTCAGGCAAGGACACCCCGCAGGGGTGCATGGCTCGATCCTTGCCGGGTGAGTAGGCCCGTGGCTGGATGGGGTAAGACCTCGCGCTGCTTTGTGGGTGGCAGTGTTCAGCCAGACGCGGTTGGCTGGTCGGACCCGTGAATTCAGAAGTGGGTTCGCTGGGCCTCGGCGCTGTTGCCCCAGAGCTTGCGTTTGGCGGCCTCGGCATCGGCGATGAACAGCCGTGCTTCTGCGCGGTTGGTGCAGGTGCGTGCCCGTTCTTCCAGTTGCATCAACTGCACCAGTTGCTGGGTTGTGGTCATGACCACCTCCTGGCGTTCCTGCATCAAGGTTAACCCTGGGTTAACCCATTGGTGCACGTTGGCGCGGAGGCTGATTGGGATGGAGCTGATCAGGCGGCGTTGTGCTCCTTTTCGGTGCCATGGAAGGGGAAGGGAGCCGGTGCAATGGCGCTCTGCCGGCGCTGGGCGCGGAGACGGCCGTATTGCTGTTGCAGCAGCTCAATCACCAGCGTCGGGTGGCGATGGATGAGCTCGAGAAAGGAAGACCGATCCAGGCGCAGCAGCTGCACGGGCGTGAGCGCCCTGGCCGCCAGTTGATGGCGCTGATGCCGTGAGGCGAGATCGGGATAGGAGAAGAGATCGCCGCTGCGGCAGCGAGAGGCTGAGGCGATGTTCGGGCCATCAAGTGACACCAGGCCGCGCTCGACGGCAAAGATGGCGCGGACCGGATCGCCTTGCTGCACGATCAGGCTGCCGGTGGGTAGGAACCAGCGATCGGCACCGCTCTGTTCTGCGATCAGCTCAAGGGGTGTGGGCAGGGTGCGCTGGCTGAGAATCTCCATCGCCAACGTCAGGGACTTGATGGAGTTGTAGGCACAGCAGCGCAGCGGCGCCAGAGCCCGCTGTTGCCAGTCAGGGCTCGCTGTCGTTGATCTCCCTGAGCAGCTCCTCAAGCAGCTCGCGTTCTTCTGGTGTGGGTTGATTGCGTAGGGGTTCAGCCATGTGGAGATCATCGATCAGGCCGTAGAAGCGCACATCGAACCAGAGCAGGAACAACTCGAGTGTGAGCGGTTGGGGCCAGAAGCTCGGGTCCTCACACCAGCAGCGCAGCTCCTCCTGAAAGATCGGCTGGTAATGCTCCCGCAGGCGCTCCTCTGGGGGGCGGTCCTGATCCTGGATGGGGATCAGATAAAGCGAGGGTTCGAGATCATCGATCAAGGGCGCTTCTGGTTCCATTTCATGGGCCCAGGCCCGCATGGGTGAACGGGCGCGGACGCCGATGGCGCAACGATTCACCACTCCCATGCGCCCGTAGCTGAACCGCGCCTGTCGGTGTCCCAGCGAACCCCCTGCGCTCAACCGTAGAAACGGCCATGGCGCCCGTCAGCTGATGAGGCGACCTGCGGGTGGACCGATCAGCCCTGCAGCAAGCGATGGGGGCAGCAGGTGGTGTCGAGCGTGGCGATCACGGCACTGTTGTCGGGATGAAGGATCCGGTAGTGCCGTCCGTCGGAACAGCAACGGGTCTGGGCTTCCTGATGGGCCCAGTATTCGCTGCTGCAACGCCCTTGCTCTCGCCAACCATCGGGATGGAGAACCTGAATGACAACCATGAGGTCAGTGTTGGTCGCTTCCTCTCAGTGAAGAACGAGAGCCGGGGAATGGTATGGGATCTGCAGATCGGCTTTGGGATCAAGGCGATTGGCAGTTGATTTGGTCGTGGTTGTCACCGGTTGATGTGTGCATGTGCGGATCAGAAACTTCGTTCCCTGGTTCATTGCAAAGGGTGGCTCCATTGATCGAGCAGGTTGGAGAAGAGTCTGCGGGCCTGCAGTTCGATCTGGGGGTGCAGCCGGGACCAGTCCTGAAGCAATTGCTCCGGACCATCGGCTCCCATCGCAGCGATGACGTAGTCCCGATCCTCTTGGATCCACTGCTCCAGATTTGGACCACTCACTTCGAGATGGCATTGCAGAGCGAACGCATGCTGTGCGATGCGAAAGACCTGCTCGCGGCAGTGCAAGGAGGAGGCCAGCAATGTCGCTGAGGCGGGGAGGCGAATGCGATCGCCATGCCAGTGCAAGACGGTTTCGCTCGGATTCATGCCCCTGAGCACGGGTTCCTGCTCCGCGTTCCTGAGCCAATGAATGGCGCCGTAGCCAACTTCTTTCAAGGGCATGGGTGGTTCACCTACCCGCAGAGGTTCCACCGAGCCGCCAGCGGCGATGGCGAGGAGCTGGGCACCAAGGCAGATGCCCAGAATCGGTTGTTGCTTCTGGTGTCTGCATCGGATCCACTCGAGCTCCTGTTGCAGCCAGGGCAGGGGATCGGAGGTGCTCATCGGGCCACCGAGCACCAGGGCGATACTGCCGTGCGTTTCGGTGTGATCGGGTAGGCGATCGCCGCGATCGGTGCGAAAGACCTCAATAGCCAGGCCACGCTCCAGTGCCAGATCTGCGATGAGATCCGGCCCCTCACAGGCAAGGTGTTGGAGCACCAGCAATCGATCGGCCATCAGGGAAACGCCGAGGCCATGACTCAGCAGAATTCGGCAGGACGATGTCACTGTCGGATGAGCCGACCAGGCTTGTTTGTTGTGGTTGCTGCAGACCATGCCCGAATGGCTGGCGACGATGGATACCCAATCAGTTGGATGCCCATCGATGGAATTCGCCCTGCTCGCCGGCGTTGTTACGGCCGCTGTGTCGTTCTGCGCGCTCTGGGATCAAAAGGTTTCGCGCTGAATTCCGGGGCACACTCGGCTGCCTACACTTGTGTAGAAGGAATGAGTTGATGGCATGGTCGCCAATCGCCATCGTCCCCATGGCCATACCCAAAGGGGTATAGAGCTGATGTTTTCCCGTTACCTGTCCTCAGAAGTGAGCCAGGGTTGATGGGCCGGGCGACTCCCTATCAGCCGTCCCTGCTGCGTTTGCTCCATGGCGTGACGGCGTTGCTTGTGCCTCTGGCCTGGCTGAGTGGGTTGGTGGTGTTGATCAATCACGACGGTCGATGGGTGCAGCTGCCAGCTGTTCCTGGTGATTGGATTGATGTGCATGGAACGATCGGTGTGGTGCTGTGGCCCGTGGCGCTGCTGTTTGCGCTCTATGCCTTCACAGCTGGCCGGGCCCGACTGCGCCACCCGGCCAATGCTGCGGTGTTGATCGGGCTGCTGCTGGCGATTGGCAGCGGCAAATTGATGGACGAGGACTGGTTGCGCAGCGGTGAATTGGAGCATTGGCCTTATCGCCTGCATTGCCTGGCCTGGTTGATTATCAGTGGGGCTGTGATCTGGCACGTCGTCGATGTGGTGCGACGTGGCGGTTTGCGCTTGGCAGGTTCCATGGTGAAGTTGACTGTGCGCGACTCAGATCGTCCGCGCCACTGGCCTAAGCAGCTGTTGCAACGGCGTTAAAGCCTGTTGAGTCAGTGTTGATGACGATGGTGAGCATCGCTCACGTGAGGATGTTCATGCTCCTGTTCATCATGAACATGATCGTGGGCGTGCCAAAACGGTTCCTGATTTGCGTTCTCAGGTAACCATTCAAGTGGATGGTCGTGGTTGTGATGCAGGCTGCCGGCTTGGGGGTCATGACGGTGGCGATGGTTATGTCGTTGCAGCGCATGCCGGTGACTGTGGGTATGTTCCTCGCCAAGAAGAACCAACATGCCGATGAGCATCAAGAGTGATGCCAGCGTGATGGCAACCGTCAGCTGCACTTGCAACACAATGACCGAAAACAATGCGCCGATAAAAGGAGCCGCAGCAAACAGCACCGCCTCTCTGGCCGCTCCCAGATTGCGTAGGGCTACCAGATCCAGCCAGATCGAGAGGCCATAACCAAGAGCACCGATCAGCAGCAAGAAGGCCATTGCCGCAGGCGATGGGAACCGTTCATGCATGGCGAAGGCGAGGCCAAGCATTGGCACGGTCGCACCAAGGGATTTGATCGCTGCGATCTGGAGTGGATTGCGCAGAGAGAGTCGTTGGCTGATGGTGTTGTCGATGCCCCAGGCCAGCGTGGCCAGGGTGATCCAGGCGCCGCCTTGCCAGGTGCTGCCATCCAGTGAACCCTCCGAGAGGATCAAGGCTCCGGAGATGGTCAGAGCTGCGGCGATAACACCACGAGAGCCGATGTGTTCGCGACCAATGAGCACCGCAATCAAGAGCGTGAATACGGTTTCCAGATTGAGCATGAGTGAGCTGGATGCGGGCGACAGCAGCGTCAGTCCGTTCACCAGGGCCAATGGACCGACCACACCGCCAAGAAGGGTCAGCATCACCAGCCCACCCCAGTCGCCCCTTTGCACAGGAGTTTCTTGGGATTGCCTTGCCTTGAGCAGCTGCAGAGGACAGAGCATCAGTGCTGCTCCGCCATAGAGCAGGCCCGCGAGGGTTAAGGGAGAGCCTGTGGTGGTGAGGGTGCTGATCAATGGAGCACTGCACCCGAAGAGCACAGCAGCACTGAGACCAGCCCATTGACCTCGCGATCGTGAGGTCATTTCTGAGTTGAGACGAGATGTCTGGGGCATCACATGGGGTTCGCCAGGGATGCGAGCTCCACCAGACTGATCAAGTTCCTTCAGATGATCAAGGGCTGATGACACAGGTTTCTCCTGAGACCCGTTCAGCGCTGCGGGATGTTCAGCTCTATCGG is a genomic window containing:
- a CDS encoding orange carotenoid-binding protein; its protein translation is MFTLEKARQIFPETRTADAVPAITARYKLLSAEDQLALIWFAYLEMGRTITVAAPGAARMALAKPTLDEIEAMTFDEQTKAMCDLASKINSPISNRYAYWSVNVKLGFWYELGELMRQGKVAPIPQGYKLSANASSVLEAVKKVEQGQQITLLRNFVVDMGFDPNIDDDKIVSEPIVIPTPADEREIITIPGVFNQTVLSYMQLLNANDFDQLIELFLEDGALQPPFQRPIIGRDAILKFFRRDCQNLKLIPRGGFGEPTEGGFNQIKVTGKVETPWFGREVGMNVAWRFLLDENNKIYFVAIDLLASPDELLKLGADKLSGK
- a CDS encoding DMT family transporter, with translation MPQTSRLNSEMTSRSRGQWAGLSAAVLFGCSAPLISTLTTTGSPLTLAGLLYGGAALMLCPLQLLKARQSQETPVQRGDWGGLVMLTLLGGVVGPLALVNGLTLLSPASSSLMLNLETVFTLLIAVLIGREHIGSRGVIAAALTISGALILSEGSLDGSTWQGGAWITLATLAWGIDNTISQRLSLRNPLQIAAIKSLGATVPMLGLAFAMHERFPSPAAMAFLLLIGALGYGLSIWLDLVALRNLGAAREAVLFAAAPFIGALFSVIVLQVQLTVAITLASLLMLIGMLVLLGEEHTHSHRHALQRHNHRHRHDPQAGSLHHNHDHPLEWLPENANQEPFWHAHDHVHDEQEHEHPHVSDAHHRHQH
- a CDS encoding fatty acid desaturase: MASESLVDNYKGLSIAAIILGAWIWSLAVGLELDLGSCHPILIAVLVAIKAFLHTGLFIVAHDSMHNSLLAGKPEANRWIGSLMLFLYAGLDFDLCERNHNLHHQFPETENDPDFSPDRDNDTNIMNWYAHFIGNYIHSSQLMKLTIGWLTIYWLASMVNTSPIVNVLTFCVLPLVLSSLQLFIVGTWLPHRHSNHASLNATPRSLSLNPIVSFAACYHFGYHREHHESPSAPWFELPKLNLANKAV
- a CDS encoding cyclic nucleotide-binding domain-containing protein — encoded protein: MEILSQRTLPTPLELIAEQSGADRWFLPTGSLIVQQGDPVRAIFAVERGLVSLDGPNIASASRCRSGDLFSYPDLASRHQRHQLAARALTPVQLLRLDRSSFLELIHRHPTLVIELLQQQYGRLRAQRRQSAIAPAPFPFHGTEKEHNAA
- a CDS encoding cytochrome b/b6 domain-containing protein, which produces MGRATPYQPSLLRLLHGVTALLVPLAWLSGLVVLINHDGRWVQLPAVPGDWIDVHGTIGVVLWPVALLFALYAFTAGRARLRHPANAAVLIGLLLAIGSGKLMDEDWLRSGELEHWPYRLHCLAWLIISGAVIWHVVDVVRRGGLRLAGSMVKLTVRDSDRPRHWPKQLLQRR
- a CDS encoding type 1 glutamine amidotransferase gives rise to the protein MTSSCRILLSHGLGVSLMADRLLVLQHLACEGPDLIADLALERGLAIEVFRTDRGDRLPDHTETHGSIALVLGGPMSTSDPLPWLQQELEWIRCRHQKQQPILGICLGAQLLAIAAGGSVEPLRVGEPPMPLKEVGYGAIHWLRNAEQEPVLRGMNPSETVLHWHGDRIRLPASATLLASSLHCREQVFRIAQHAFALQCHLEVSGPNLEQWIQEDRDYVIAAMGADGPEQLLQDWSRLHPQIELQARRLFSNLLDQWSHPLQ
- a CDS encoding DUF4278 domain-containing protein; this translates as MTLTYRGQTVQQRHAAVTMTKPALTYRGQAVAERKGAATTAVHPALTYRGTTYRK